A part of Silvimonas soli genomic DNA contains:
- a CDS encoding pyrimidine 5'-nucleotidase: protein MHNSKHPVWLFDLDNTLHDASRHAFPVIDAAMTRFLVERLALDDAAATALRVGYWQRYGATLIGLLRHHPHIDPHEFLALTHPLDILLASLHPMPGLQRTLAQLPGRKILFTNGPQAYAEAILRGIGVASEFEAVHAIEHGGFSPKPHMRSFRHLLHAYQLQPADCVMVEDTVANLHTARRLGMKTVWLRRHRSGHASVDIVLRRLAELPARWRDWCAAHAHDHTS, encoded by the coding sequence ATGCATAACTCCAAACACCCGGTCTGGCTCTTTGATCTGGATAACACGCTGCACGACGCCAGTCGCCATGCTTTTCCGGTGATCGATGCCGCCATGACCCGATTCCTGGTGGAACGGCTGGCTCTGGATGACGCGGCCGCAACGGCCTTGCGGGTAGGTTATTGGCAGCGTTACGGGGCCACGCTGATTGGCTTGCTGCGGCACCATCCACACATTGATCCGCATGAATTTCTCGCGCTGACGCATCCGCTGGACATCTTGCTAGCCAGCTTGCACCCCATGCCAGGGTTGCAGCGTACGCTGGCGCAATTGCCGGGGCGAAAAATCCTGTTTACCAATGGTCCGCAAGCCTACGCCGAGGCCATTTTGCGCGGGATAGGCGTAGCGTCCGAGTTTGAAGCCGTTCATGCGATTGAACACGGCGGCTTCAGCCCCAAGCCACATATGCGCTCGTTCCGGCATTTACTGCACGCGTATCAATTGCAGCCAGCCGATTGCGTCATGGTGGAAGATACCGTGGCCAATCTGCACACGGCGCGGCGGCTGGGAATGAAAACGGTCTGGTTACGGCGGCATCGCAGTGGTCACGCGAGCGTGGATATCGTATTGCGGCGGCTGGCAGAGTTGCCGGCACGCTGGCGTGACTGGTGCGCCGCGCACGCCCACGACCACACCAGCTAA
- a CDS encoding ABC transporter substrate-binding protein: MWRPPGTLGACALLVGALCFSPPVQAQDTVNVLHWWTSASERKAADYLADRLQDEGVTWQDAAIPGGAGVGAMKVLKSRVLLGKAPDASQLIGPAISEWADLGLLLELDNVARRGNWNDKLFPTVNSLIRLRGHVVAAPLGIHRINTLFYNQGLFTKLGLAPPHTWADFDHAAEAFSRIGVTPLAQSTEPWQIATLFETLLLSETGPAFYRDLLVRRNANSWFDPRVSRALERLRKLKRWMPQQLSERPWQDEASDLAHGKAAMWIMGDWGKGELQAQGLTPGDQFGCIAVPGTADAHLYSIDTFVMFTGDYGNQAAQEKLALMVASPQVQAGYNRIKGSVPVRRDVDPSTLDPCARQSWMAFARGAAVQAPSLVHRMATDEALKDAIVSLIRRYFMDDHIPTSELQRRIASVVRALSQEGNSYDSQDTGR; the protein is encoded by the coding sequence GTGTGGCGCCCGCCGGGAACGCTAGGCGCATGCGCATTGCTGGTTGGGGCATTGTGTTTTAGTCCGCCAGTACAAGCGCAAGACACCGTGAACGTACTGCATTGGTGGACATCTGCCAGCGAACGCAAAGCGGCCGATTACCTGGCTGATCGACTGCAGGATGAAGGCGTTACCTGGCAAGATGCCGCCATTCCGGGCGGCGCCGGGGTCGGCGCCATGAAGGTACTGAAAAGCCGTGTGCTGCTGGGTAAAGCACCCGATGCCTCACAGCTGATCGGCCCGGCCATCTCCGAATGGGCCGATCTGGGCTTGTTGCTGGAACTGGACAACGTGGCACGGCGGGGCAACTGGAATGACAAATTGTTCCCCACGGTCAATAGCCTGATTCGCCTGCGTGGCCACGTGGTGGCGGCGCCATTGGGTATTCATCGTATCAACACACTGTTTTACAACCAGGGTCTGTTTACCAAGCTGGGTCTGGCGCCGCCGCATACCTGGGCGGACTTTGATCATGCTGCCGAAGCGTTTTCGCGTATTGGCGTGACGCCGCTGGCGCAAAGTACCGAGCCCTGGCAAATCGCCACCTTGTTCGAAACGCTGTTGTTGTCCGAGACTGGCCCGGCGTTTTATCGTGATCTGCTAGTGCGACGTAACGCCAATTCCTGGTTTGACCCACGAGTGTCGCGGGCGCTGGAACGCCTGCGCAAACTCAAACGCTGGATGCCGCAACAGCTGAGTGAACGGCCATGGCAGGACGAGGCGAGCGATCTGGCGCATGGCAAAGCCGCTATGTGGATCATGGGCGACTGGGGTAAAGGCGAACTCCAGGCGCAAGGGCTGACGCCGGGCGACCAGTTTGGCTGTATCGCCGTGCCCGGGACGGCGGATGCGCACTTATATAGTATTGATACGTTTGTGATGTTCACCGGCGACTACGGCAATCAGGCCGCGCAAGAAAAGCTGGCACTGATGGTGGCTTCGCCGCAGGTTCAGGCTGGTTACAACCGTATCAAAGGCTCGGTGCCCGTGCGGCGCGATGTCGATCCGTCCACGCTAGACCCATGTGCGCGCCAGTCGTGGATGGCTTTTGCCCGCGGTGCTGCGGTGCAGGCGCCTAGCCTGGTGCACCGCATGGCCACGGACGAAGCGCTCAAGGATGCGATAGTCAGCCTGATCCGCCGTTATTTCATGGATGATCACATCCCGACTTCAGAATTACAGCGCCGCATTGCGTCGGTAGTCCGCGCTCTGTCGCAGGAAGGAAACAGTTATGACTCGCAAGATACTGGTCGTTGA
- a CDS encoding ATP-binding protein gives MLESSPRPRSWLRRLIPSSLLGRLTIVMVMGVLLTQVVGNLIWASQLRQKVATEALDAAEHIGGSAAAALRFFRSLPPNYRPILIDQLREMGGTRFFVSVNRNQVKIEEIKGSQLADAVRGRVVEVLHREYAKLLDFQVGFAWPDNLPVTDDGITLDDLPDGWVQNTLVVKPRPAPILVIQAEIEPGNWLYLATLMPDPYFMESDQPLAHDRIVLLLITVGVVLLLSLLVVRWMTKPFAALSNAAEAFGQGMPLVPLPESGSREYVKTARAFNAMRARTQRYLEDRERLFTSISHDLRTPITRLKLRTEMLDDDQTRAEFHEDLDDLDVMVKGALQSVKDTDIHENPVHMRLDKLIERLVDGAQLAGKDATFAGGPVTVFVRPLAIKRAVGNLLDNALFYGGRAEVLVTRTDAQVELTIRDYGPGVPEEALPSLFQPYLRLEHGRSSNSNGMGLGLGIARNIVHAHGGDLLLANHPRGGLVATILLPKGKDEVAIPLTEASL, from the coding sequence ATGCTTGAGTCGTCCCCGCGTCCGCGTTCCTGGCTGCGGCGGTTGATTCCGTCGTCGCTGCTCGGGAGACTGACCATCGTGATGGTGATGGGCGTATTGCTCACCCAAGTGGTTGGCAATCTGATCTGGGCCAGCCAGTTGCGCCAGAAAGTGGCCACCGAGGCTCTCGATGCGGCCGAGCATATTGGTGGCAGCGCCGCCGCCGCACTGCGTTTCTTTCGTAGCCTGCCGCCCAACTATCGCCCCATTTTGATCGACCAGTTACGCGAAATGGGCGGCACGCGCTTCTTCGTGAGCGTAAACCGCAATCAGGTGAAGATTGAGGAGATTAAAGGCTCGCAACTGGCCGATGCCGTGCGTGGTCGCGTGGTGGAGGTACTGCATCGCGAATACGCCAAGCTGCTGGATTTTCAGGTGGGCTTTGCCTGGCCCGACAACCTGCCGGTCACCGATGATGGCATTACGCTGGATGACCTGCCTGATGGCTGGGTGCAGAACACGTTGGTGGTCAAACCACGCCCGGCGCCGATTCTGGTGATTCAGGCCGAGATCGAGCCGGGCAACTGGCTTTACTTGGCAACGTTGATGCCCGATCCGTACTTTATGGAAAGCGATCAGCCGCTGGCGCATGACCGCATCGTGCTGCTGCTGATTACCGTCGGTGTGGTATTGCTGCTGTCGTTGCTGGTGGTGCGCTGGATGACCAAGCCGTTTGCCGCGCTGTCCAACGCCGCAGAAGCGTTTGGCCAAGGTATGCCGCTGGTGCCGCTGCCCGAATCCGGCAGCCGCGAATACGTCAAAACCGCCCGCGCCTTTAACGCCATGCGCGCACGTACCCAACGTTATCTGGAAGATCGCGAGCGGTTGTTTACCTCGATCTCGCACGATCTGCGCACGCCAATCACCCGCTTGAAACTGCGCACCGAAATGCTCGACGATGACCAGACCCGGGCGGAGTTCCACGAAGACCTGGATGATCTGGACGTGATGGTCAAGGGTGCGCTGCAAAGCGTGAAAGACACCGATATCCACGAAAATCCGGTGCATATGCGGCTGGACAAGCTGATTGAACGCCTGGTGGACGGCGCGCAACTGGCCGGTAAAGACGCTACCTTTGCCGGTGGCCCGGTCACGGTATTTGTCCGGCCTCTGGCAATCAAGCGCGCAGTGGGCAACTTGCTGGATAACGCGCTGTTCTATGGTGGCCGCGCCGAGGTGTTGGTGACGCGCACCGATGCGCAAGTCGAACTGACCATCCGCGACTACGGTCCCGGCGTGCCAGAAGAAGCGCTGCCGTCGCTGTTCCAGCCGTATTTGCGACTGGAACACGGGCGCTCATCCAACAGCAATGGCATGGGCTTGGGTTTGGGGATTGCGCGCAATATCGTGCATGCGCATGGTGGGGATCTGTTGCTGGCGAACCATCCACGGGGTGGCTTGGTGGCGACGATTCTGTTGCCCAAAGGCAAGGATGAAGTAGCGATACCGCTGACCGAGGCGAGCTTGTAG
- a CDS encoding ABC transporter ATP-binding protein, with the protein MSHVSLKNLTKSYDGKTNVLSGINLEINDGEFVVLVGPSGCGKSTLLRMVCGLEEITSGDLEIDHNRVNDLPPALRGIAMVFQSYALYPHMNVYKNMAFGLKVAGKTKDEADTRIRNAAKILKIDHLLERLPRELSGGQRQRVAIGRAIVREPKLFLFDEPLSNLDAALRVQTRLEIAKLHRELEATIVYVTHDQVEAMTLGDKIVVMHDGLIQQAGSPLELYQQPSNLFVATFIGSPKMNLLEGVVESAAADHLIVTLAGGQNVRAEVYGANATVGDRVTVGIRSEHLWEDSNGSERFSGTVDLVEHLGESNFLYLTLSTGQNLTVRGHGDREVKIGDAISISAPSAAFHVFDRDGKAFKRLKPGNMVAAKRVA; encoded by the coding sequence ATGTCCCATGTTTCGCTGAAGAACCTGACCAAGTCCTACGACGGCAAAACCAATGTGCTGTCCGGGATCAATCTGGAAATCAACGACGGTGAATTCGTCGTGCTGGTCGGCCCGTCGGGCTGCGGCAAATCCACGCTCTTGCGCATGGTCTGTGGTCTGGAAGAAATCACCTCGGGCGATCTGGAAATCGATCACAACCGCGTGAACGATCTGCCCCCTGCCCTGCGCGGCATCGCCATGGTGTTCCAGAGCTACGCGCTCTACCCGCACATGAATGTGTACAAGAACATGGCGTTTGGCCTGAAAGTGGCTGGCAAAACCAAAGACGAAGCCGATACCCGTATCCGCAACGCCGCCAAGATTCTGAAAATTGACCACCTGCTGGAACGCCTGCCACGCGAATTGTCGGGTGGTCAGCGTCAGCGTGTGGCGATTGGTCGTGCCATCGTGCGTGAACCCAAGCTGTTCTTGTTTGACGAGCCGCTGTCCAACCTGGACGCTGCGCTGCGCGTACAAACCAGGCTGGAAATCGCCAAGCTGCACCGCGAACTGGAAGCCACCATTGTTTACGTGACACACGATCAAGTCGAAGCCATGACCCTGGGCGACAAGATTGTGGTGATGCACGACGGACTGATCCAGCAAGCGGGTTCGCCGCTGGAACTGTACCAGCAGCCATCCAACCTGTTCGTGGCCACCTTCATTGGTTCGCCCAAAATGAACCTGCTGGAAGGCGTGGTGGAATCTGCAGCGGCGGATCACCTGATCGTGACCTTGGCTGGTGGCCAGAATGTGCGCGCTGAGGTCTACGGTGCCAACGCGACCGTGGGTGATCGCGTCACCGTGGGCATTCGTTCCGAACACCTGTGGGAAGACAGTAACGGCAGCGAGCGTTTCTCCGGCACGGTAGATCTGGTCGAACATCTGGGCGAATCCAACTTCTTGTATCTGACCCTCTCAACCGGTCAGAACCTGACCGTACGTGGTCATGGTGATCGTGAAGTGAAGATTGGCGATGCGATCAGCATCTCGGCTCCGTCAGCCGCGTTCCACGTGTTTGATCGGGATGGCAAGGCGTTCAAGCGCCTGAAGCCGGGCAATATGGTTGCCGCCAAACGCGTTGCTTAA
- the argB gene encoding acetylglutamate kinase, with amino-acid sequence MTDITAQQKAEVLSEALPYIQRFFDKTIVIKYGGNAMIDEELKEGFASDVVLLKLVGMNPVIVHGGGPQINELLDRIGKKGEFIQGMRVTDAETMDVVEMVLGGHVNKEIVSLINKHGGKAVGLTGQDGHFIKARKMYLKGANEDELIDIGQVGEIESIDPSIVAHLDAHDFIPVIAPIGVDREGESYNINADLVAGKLAEVLHAEKLILMTNTPGVLDKAGNLLTGLTAQKIDELFADGTISGGMLPKISSALDAAKNGAKTVHIIDGRVKHALLLEVLTSQGVGTMIRAG; translated from the coding sequence ATGACCGATATCACCGCGCAACAGAAGGCTGAAGTCTTGTCCGAAGCGCTGCCTTATATCCAGCGTTTCTTCGATAAGACCATTGTCATCAAGTACGGTGGCAACGCCATGATTGATGAAGAGCTGAAAGAAGGCTTTGCCAGCGACGTGGTTTTGCTCAAGCTGGTCGGCATGAACCCGGTGATCGTGCATGGCGGCGGACCGCAAATCAATGAACTGCTGGATCGTATTGGCAAGAAGGGCGAGTTCATCCAGGGCATGCGCGTGACTGACGCCGAGACGATGGATGTCGTTGAAATGGTGCTGGGCGGTCACGTCAATAAAGAGATTGTGTCGCTTATCAACAAACATGGCGGCAAGGCCGTCGGGTTGACCGGCCAGGATGGGCACTTTATCAAGGCGCGCAAGATGTACCTGAAGGGCGCCAACGAAGATGAATTGATCGACATCGGCCAGGTGGGCGAGATTGAAAGCATCGATCCATCCATCGTGGCGCATCTGGATGCGCATGACTTCATTCCGGTGATTGCACCGATTGGCGTGGATCGCGAAGGCGAAAGCTACAACATCAACGCCGATCTGGTCGCTGGCAAGCTGGCCGAAGTGCTGCACGCCGAGAAGCTGATCCTGATGACCAACACCCCCGGCGTGCTGGATAAAGCGGGCAACCTGCTGACTGGCCTGACCGCCCAGAAAATCGATGAACTGTTCGCGGATGGCACGATCTCTGGCGGCATGTTGCCCAAGATCTCCTCTGCGCTGGACGCAGCCAAAAACGGTGCCAAGACCGTGCATATTATTGATGGTCGCGTTAAACACGCGCTGCTGCTGGAGGTACTCACCAGCCAGGGCGTAGGCACGATGATCCGCGCCGGTTAA
- a CDS encoding carbohydrate ABC transporter permease, producing MKRKFPWHIAVFLAPAFLIYAVFSAYPLVDTLRLSFFTTADSGAQTWAGLLNYRSLLLDPSWSEGFWGAMRNNCKFFLVHMCIQNPLGLLLAALLSMRGVKFAKAYQTAIFLPTLLSVVIIGFIWQLILSPLWGVSEKMMGWVHLQDFFAPWLGQEETALYTLSLMSVWQFVGIPMMLIYAALIAIPDDIIEAAYVEGASSWRIFWTIRVPLILPTLGLTTILTFVGNFNAFDLIYSVKGALAGPNFSTDILGTYFYRAFFGYQSQIGSPTMGAAVATLMFLVILLGVGVYFYFIQRKLQRFSF from the coding sequence ATGAAACGTAAGTTTCCCTGGCATATCGCGGTCTTTCTGGCCCCGGCATTTCTGATTTACGCCGTCTTCAGCGCCTACCCGCTGGTTGATACCTTGCGCCTGAGCTTTTTCACCACCGCCGACAGTGGCGCGCAAACGTGGGCCGGGCTGTTGAACTATCGCTCGCTGCTGCTTGATCCATCGTGGTCCGAAGGTTTCTGGGGCGCGATGCGTAACAACTGCAAGTTCTTCTTGGTGCATATGTGCATCCAGAACCCGCTGGGCCTGTTGCTGGCGGCGCTGCTGAGCATGCGCGGCGTGAAGTTTGCCAAGGCCTACCAGACCGCCATCTTTCTGCCCACGCTGTTGTCGGTGGTGATCATTGGCTTTATCTGGCAATTGATCTTGTCCCCGCTGTGGGGCGTGTCCGAAAAAATGATGGGTTGGGTACACCTGCAGGACTTCTTCGCGCCATGGCTGGGCCAGGAAGAAACCGCGCTGTACACCCTGAGCTTGATGTCGGTGTGGCAGTTCGTCGGTATCCCGATGATGCTGATCTACGCCGCGCTGATCGCGATTCCCGATGACATCATCGAAGCCGCTTATGTCGAAGGCGCATCGTCATGGCGCATTTTCTGGACAATCCGCGTACCGCTGATTCTGCCGACACTGGGTCTGACCACCATTCTGACCTTCGTCGGTAACTTCAACGCATTTGATTTGATCTACTCAGTCAAAGGCGCGCTGGCTGGCCCGAACTTCAGTACCGACATCTTGGGTACCTACTTCTACCGCGCGTTCTTTGGTTACCAGTCACAAATCGGCAGTCCGACCATGGGCGCCGCAGTGGCCACGCTGATGTTCCTGGTAATCCTGCTGGGCGTGGGTGTGTATTTCTACTTTATCCAGCGCAAGCTGCAACGTTTCAGTTTCTAA
- a CDS encoding response regulator, giving the protein MTRKILVVDDDQKTRALLKAYLEKNQYEVRLAHDGASFMTEFERYKDELSLVILDVMLPDTDGFALCAHIRKRSNMPVIMLTASADDTDRIVGLELGADDYLGKPYNPRELLARIKAIHRRAGVENGAPPRFYRFNGFALDTVERTLTDPLGETVKLTGLDFQLLKYLVEHPGEILDRSVLAEETRGRDLGPLDRSLDVQISRLRQRLLDDGKQPALIKTVRGAGYVFSAEVAASHA; this is encoded by the coding sequence ATGACTCGCAAGATACTGGTCGTTGATGATGACCAGAAAACCAGAGCGCTGCTGAAAGCGTACCTGGAAAAGAACCAGTATGAAGTGCGGCTGGCGCACGATGGCGCCAGTTTCATGACCGAATTCGAGCGTTACAAAGATGAGTTGTCGCTGGTGATTCTGGACGTCATGTTGCCCGACACCGACGGCTTTGCCTTATGCGCACACATCCGTAAACGCTCCAACATGCCAGTGATCATGCTGACCGCCAGCGCCGACGACACCGACCGCATCGTCGGGCTGGAACTGGGCGCCGACGATTATCTGGGCAAGCCGTACAATCCGCGCGAACTGCTGGCCCGTATCAAGGCGATTCATCGCCGGGCCGGGGTGGAAAACGGCGCGCCGCCACGCTTCTACCGCTTCAACGGCTTTGCGCTGGATACCGTGGAACGCACGCTGACCGATCCGCTGGGCGAAACCGTCAAACTGACCGGGCTGGATTTTCAGTTGCTGAAGTATCTGGTGGAACATCCGGGCGAGATTCTGGATCGCAGCGTGCTGGCCGAAGAAACGCGTGGTCGTGATCTGGGGCCGCTGGACCGTTCGCTGGATGTGCAAATCAGCCGCTTGCGCCAGCGCTTGCTGGATGACGGCAAGCAACCGGCGCTGATCAAAACCGTGCGCGGTGCGGGATACGTATTCTCTGCCGAGGTTGCTGCCAGCCATGCTTGA
- a CDS encoding carbohydrate ABC transporter permease has product MAQNKASRWASAGFTQVILAGYTLLALFPIALILINSLKSRAGIFDDPLALPNSDTFSLIGFQKVLHESHFTLYFGNSLTVTITSLVLILLFGAMAAWALSEYKFKGSRILALFFAFGIMVPIRLGTVSILKLMVSLQLVNTLTALVLVYVAQGLPLAIMILSEFMQQIPKELKEAARCDGVGEFKIFFQVILPLIRPAVATVAVFTMVPIWNDLWFPLILAPGDETKTVTLGVQQFIGQYVTNWNAVLASLTLAVLPVLIMYVFFSRQLIRGITAGAVK; this is encoded by the coding sequence ATGGCACAAAACAAAGCTTCCCGTTGGGCTAGCGCGGGTTTTACCCAGGTCATTCTGGCGGGCTACACGCTGCTGGCGTTGTTCCCGATCGCGCTGATCCTGATCAACTCCCTCAAAAGCCGCGCCGGCATTTTTGATGATCCACTGGCGCTGCCGAACTCCGATACGTTCTCACTGATCGGTTTTCAGAAAGTGCTGCACGAATCGCACTTCACGCTGTACTTCGGTAACAGCCTGACCGTGACGATTACTTCACTGGTGCTGATCTTGCTGTTTGGCGCGATGGCCGCCTGGGCGCTGTCTGAATACAAGTTCAAGGGCAGCCGCATCCTGGCGTTGTTCTTTGCTTTCGGCATCATGGTGCCGATTCGCCTGGGCACGGTGTCGATCCTGAAGTTGATGGTGAGCCTGCAACTGGTAAACACGCTGACTGCGCTGGTGCTGGTCTACGTGGCGCAAGGTTTGCCGCTGGCGATCATGATTCTGAGCGAGTTCATGCAGCAGATTCCCAAAGAACTGAAAGAAGCCGCCCGCTGTGATGGCGTGGGTGAATTCAAGATTTTCTTCCAGGTGATCCTGCCGCTGATTCGCCCTGCCGTTGCGACCGTAGCCGTGTTTACCATGGTGCCGATCTGGAACGACTTGTGGTTCCCGCTGATTCTGGCGCCGGGCGATGAAACCAAAACCGTGACGTTGGGCGTGCAGCAGTTTATTGGTCAGTACGTGACCAACTGGAACGCGGTACTGGCCTCGCTGACCTTGGCCGTGCTGCCGGTGCTGATCATGTACGTGTTCTTCTCCCGGCAACTGATTCGCGGCATTACCGCCGGTGCCGTGAAGTAA
- a CDS encoding CBS domain-containing protein, with the protein MKTAHHLLAEKAIHGTITVNPQATVYQALQVLADKNIGALLVMEADELVGIFSERDYARKVVLMGKTSAGTPVSEVMTSKLIYVTPNTSVDECMAIMTDKHIRHLPVLGPENEVLGMLSIGDLVRETIAQQEFTIKQLETYIHG; encoded by the coding sequence ATGAAGACCGCACATCATCTGCTCGCAGAAAAAGCTATACACGGAACTATCACCGTGAACCCGCAAGCCACGGTTTATCAGGCTTTGCAGGTTTTGGCCGATAAAAATATCGGCGCTTTACTGGTTATGGAAGCCGACGAACTGGTCGGGATTTTTTCCGAACGGGATTACGCCCGTAAAGTGGTGCTGATGGGCAAGACATCCGCCGGCACGCCGGTTTCGGAAGTCATGACCTCCAAGCTGATTTACGTCACACCCAATACTTCGGTCGACGAATGTATGGCGATCATGACCGACAAGCACATTCGCCACTTGCCCGTGTTGGGGCCGGAAAACGAAGTGCTGGGCATGTTGTCGATTGGCGACCTGGTGCGCGAGACCATTGCGCAGCAGGAATTCACCATCAAGCAACTGGAAACCTATATTCACGGATAA
- a CDS encoding ABC transporter substrate-binding protein produces the protein MQSKNIMRGAIVAALLAAGAAHAGTLTIESWRTDDKGLWEDVLIPAFQKHYPNIQVKFAPTAPTEYDSSLNARLTGGTAGDLITCRPFDKSLDMYNKGYLEKLNGKKGLENFPASAKVAWETDDGKATFCEPIASVIHGFLYNKKIFKELGLSEPKTTDDFFKVMDKVKASGKYTPLALGTNDQWEASQIVYTSIGAPYWKGEEGRKALIAGKEKFTDPAFEQPLEIEAKYAPYLAKGYSAQTYADTQNLFASGKAAVVAAGSWDIGYYNQNAQGFELGAFPPPVPKAGDKCYISDHTDLGMGVNSKSKNKDDAYKFVEWLGSQEFADLYTNKVTGFFSLSNHLIAVKDPVAKEFLDWRKSCGSTIRVNAQILNRGTPNLENELWNVNSQVLNGKLSPKDGAARLQSGLAKWYKPAQ, from the coding sequence ATGCAAAGCAAGAACATCATGCGTGGCGCCATTGTCGCCGCGCTGTTGGCTGCAGGTGCTGCCCACGCTGGCACCCTGACCATCGAAAGCTGGCGTACCGATGACAAAGGTTTGTGGGAAGACGTGCTGATTCCGGCATTCCAGAAACACTACCCGAACATTCAGGTCAAGTTCGCACCGACCGCTCCGACCGAATACGATTCCAGCCTGAACGCACGCCTGACTGGCGGCACTGCCGGTGACCTGATTACTTGCCGTCCGTTCGACAAGTCCCTGGATATGTACAACAAGGGCTACCTGGAAAAGCTTAATGGCAAGAAGGGTCTGGAAAACTTCCCGGCTTCGGCCAAGGTAGCTTGGGAAACCGACGATGGCAAAGCCACCTTCTGTGAGCCTATCGCTTCCGTGATCCACGGCTTCTTGTACAACAAGAAAATCTTCAAAGAACTGGGCCTGTCCGAGCCAAAGACCACTGATGACTTCTTCAAAGTCATGGACAAGGTCAAGGCTTCCGGCAAATACACCCCGCTGGCTCTGGGTACCAACGATCAGTGGGAAGCCAGCCAGATCGTTTACACCAGCATTGGTGCTCCGTACTGGAAGGGCGAAGAAGGCCGCAAGGCTCTGATCGCTGGCAAGGAAAAGTTCACTGATCCGGCCTTCGAACAGCCACTGGAAATCGAAGCCAAGTACGCACCGTACCTGGCCAAGGGCTACAGCGCACAAACCTACGCTGACACCCAAAACCTGTTTGCTTCGGGCAAGGCTGCTGTGGTTGCTGCCGGTTCGTGGGATATCGGTTACTACAACCAGAACGCACAAGGCTTTGAACTGGGCGCTTTCCCGCCACCAGTCCCTAAGGCTGGCGACAAGTGCTACATCTCGGATCACACCGATCTGGGCATGGGCGTGAACAGCAAGTCCAAGAACAAGGACGACGCTTACAAGTTTGTGGAATGGCTCGGCTCGCAAGAATTTGCTGACCTGTACACCAACAAGGTCACCGGCTTCTTCTCGCTGTCCAACCACCTGATCGCTGTGAAAGATCCGGTTGCCAAAGAGTTCCTCGACTGGCGCAAGAGCTGCGGTTCCACCATCCGTGTGAACGCGCAGATCCTGAACCGTGGCACGCCGAACCTGGAAAACGAACTGTGGAACGTGAACTCGCAAGTTCTGAACGGCAAGCTGTCGCCTAAGGATGGCGCCGCACGCCTGCAGTCCGGTCTGGCCAAGTGGTACAAGCCAGCGCAATAA
- a CDS encoding H-NS histone family protein — MDLSGLNLPQLYKLQKDLETEIVRRKETDKVTLINELQQLAAAKGFSLNEVLGLEGKKIGKKAASTSKAQYRNPQDHNQTWSGRGRKPQWAIDWLNGGNSLDDLRV; from the coding sequence ATGGATTTGTCCGGCCTGAATCTGCCACAACTGTACAAGCTGCAAAAAGACCTCGAGACCGAAATTGTTCGTCGCAAGGAAACCGACAAGGTCACCTTGATCAACGAATTGCAACAACTGGCAGCAGCCAAGGGCTTCTCGCTGAATGAAGTACTGGGTCTGGAAGGCAAGAAGATTGGCAAGAAAGCCGCTTCTACCAGCAAGGCGCAATACCGCAATCCGCAAGATCACAACCAGACCTGGTCGGGCCGTGGTCGCAAGCCGCAATGGGCCATTGACTGGCTCAACGGTGGTAACTCGCTGGACGATTTGCGCGTTTGA